A DNA window from Halorubrum sp. DM2 contains the following coding sequences:
- a CDS encoding HalX domain-containing protein, with protein MSDPSILVVEDEPDIAALYAGFLEERYVVDVAETAAEAIDQVDAAVDVVLLDRRLPDGSGDDVLEHIREEGYDCRVAMVTAVEPDFDIIDMGFDLYLTKPVSRSKLLAAIDTLLTRSEYDDLVREAAALASKRAVLSSQKPAAQREGNEAYAELVERLEDLDADIDDLGESLSTDDYRAMFRDLGEA; from the coding sequence GTGAGCGATCCGTCGATACTCGTCGTGGAGGACGAGCCCGACATCGCGGCGCTGTACGCCGGCTTCCTTGAGGAGCGGTACGTCGTCGACGTCGCCGAGACCGCCGCCGAGGCGATCGATCAGGTCGACGCCGCCGTCGACGTGGTGCTTCTCGACCGGCGGCTCCCGGACGGGAGCGGCGACGACGTCTTAGAACACATCCGCGAGGAGGGGTACGACTGCCGCGTGGCGATGGTCACCGCGGTCGAGCCCGACTTCGACATCATCGACATGGGGTTCGACCTGTACCTCACCAAGCCGGTGAGCCGCTCGAAGCTGCTCGCGGCCATCGACACGCTCCTGACGCGCAGCGAGTACGACGACCTCGTCCGAGAGGCCGCCGCGCTCGCCAGCAAGCGCGCGGTGCTCAGCTCGCAGAAGCCGGCGGCACAGCGCGAGGGGAACGAGGCGTACGCCGAACTCGTCGAGCGGCTGGAGGACTTGGACGCCGACATCGACGACCTCGGCGAGTCGCTGTCGACCGACGACTACCGCGCGATGTTCCGCGACCTCGGCGAGGCCTGA